Within Topomyia yanbarensis strain Yona2022 chromosome 2, ASM3024719v1, whole genome shotgun sequence, the genomic segment aacagacaaaaaaaaattccaccgCCGGAGATCTTTCCGTTGGAGTAAGGTGAGTTCACCGCCGGGGCGTATCCGACTAGATCGAAATAAGGCTAGGAGCTAAATTACTCAAgaaaacaggagctaaatggctcatggaattAGCAGCTAAATGTCTCACTGAAACGAGagctaaatgaaaaaaaaaaaaaacgaacgaGTAAgcaatgtttttagtggttagacaTGAAAATGATTCGTGGATTCCACACTTTGCCAACACTACAGGCCAGGTGCCGATTTTGCACTCCTTCCCTGAACCAGCCAACATACCCAAGGTTTAAAGTGTCGACAACTAACAGGACCCACATCtccacccaagcgaagtgatcaagtCACTTGTAAGTAAGAACACCAGCACCCGTCCCCAATAATTTTGTGAGCTAAGGTAACTCGTGACAAAAGCGTTATTAGAATCCAACATTTCATCTAGTCATAACCAGACGTTTTAAAATAGTTATCCCGTAGCAAACAGCTCACGGTGCTTCGATATACATTTGTATAGTTGTACAATCTACCCTTAAACAATAGATGTGATAATAAAGACGGATAAACATGCTAACCGATACTCACCCGATCATATTTAGGCCGCGCAGTCACAACTTTGTACGGTGTTTCGAACAGCTTTACCGTACGGGCCTGCTTCAACCAGAGATCCCGTGAGTGCAGTGTGTGAACACACTCCCGCGCATAAACCGGCTCGTCTCGAATGAACCCCAGTGTGGGGGCTTCCGGTGGATAAATTGCTTCGAATTTAAGCAGATGTCGTTTCAGCGCGTAAAGTGGGTGATTTTTAAACTCGCTGATAGTCGTTGGAAGAGGCTGTTCCAGCTGTGCCTGGTTCAAACAGCGATCCTCTTCAATATCTCGTGCAGTCCTTTTGCCTTTGAATTTTCCCAATGCTTTGTTCAACCAATCTTGTTCCACGCGAAGCTTCTTGGTGCTAGTGGCATAGTTCGGGCAGTATCGTGTTGTGACATCTTTTATAGTGCCATCGTTATTCCAAGCCAGGACGTAAACCAACGGTGCAGAAGCAAGTTTTACTATATGATCCAGGCAGTGAACTTTACCACTGGTAACGTCAACAGGGATCCACTGTTCTTCTTCTTCGGCGTATACTTCGATCCACAAATTTACACCGGATTTAGATTTTGGTTTTACGCCTTGGGCGTTCGTGCATTCGTCATCAGTTGATAGTACTCGACGATCCAGTCGCCGTTTCAGATGTTTGTCGACGTATTCTATTTTGACAATCCTCGGTGATTCGGATTCGAACGAAACTGAAGGTTTGGACGATTTTGGAGATTTCTTCACGGTACGAGTTGGCATTTCAGTGACTGATGTTTTTGGGTGTATTGCTTTTGGTTTAGAATCTGGAGAAATTTTATTGCTTCCAGACTGGTTTTTACTACATCCTTGAACCGCTCCATCATCTGATATATTAGCATGTTTGCCACTGTTCTTCGATAACTTTGGTTCTCTATTTGTAGATTGAACGTCAGCCTTTCGATCACCTTTATTATCCTTCAACTTGCTATGTAACTTCACATTGGAATCAGTTTTGGGCACAATACTCGACGAGGATGTTGTTGCGGAATAGGTATTAGCTTTCGATGTTTTAGATTCCGAAACTAGTTCATTTTGACGTTGCTTTCGCGTTTTTCTTGGAGAAAATAAAGATATTTCTTGTAGTTGTGATGTGGAACTCTGCAACGAATATCGAAATTACTATCATATAGCTTTTGTATTGCAAAGGCGTTACCTTTGAAGTGCTGTCGGCAGGTGATTCTTTTGTGCTTAGTGCATTTTGTGAGACATCTAGTTTGTCTTTAGCAGCAGTTAATTTGCTTCTTTTGATTGGAATATCATCATTCCCATCCATTTGTGGTATTTTTGGGTGTTCCATTCGTTTTCTTTTACTTTTAGTCTTTGCTCTATCCCTAGAAGCATTCTTTTGATCATTAGTCTTTTTGGTTTCTTTATCACCAGTTGAATCAACAGGTTTTGACGCGATGTTTTTCTGCTCCTTGACAGGTGGTTCCTTCTTTGCTACATCAGATTGGTGAAGTTCACTTTGGGGTAATTTCTTCGGAACAACAATCAATGACATGACCAAACGGCACTGAACGCCCACCGCACGAAGTAATATAATGAAAATCAGCACAAAATCACGCTTGCATATAGCCGCCTTGGTGAGCATCTGTAACCGAAGCGATGTCTCCAGTGATGGTAGTTTTTTAAAACGACTGTAAACTCGCTTATCCTTAAGATCCACGATTTGGCGATAGAATCTCACGATTTGTTCGAAATATTCCAGATCAGTGCGATCTTTAGGATAGCATTTTTGTGACGGAATCATGGTTAGGGCAAGGGACAAAAGTTTTGTGCTGTTTAAAACACTGTTCACGTAATTTCCATGCGCAATGCCCATCAAGATGTTCACCTTGTGTAGAATATACTGGTTCTCACGTTTTTCACGGTTGATGATCCTTTTAATACatgcttccatatatatttcgTTGCTACGCTTCTTCTTTTGAGCTTCTCTGCTATCCAACTTGAAAGTAATTTGAAGATCTTGTTGATGACAAGCTTCATTTTTATCTTCAACTTCCTCCCAATCAGAGTCTGAGTCATTTTTGTTCCTTTTAGCTTTCTGAGATGATTTACTGCTAGACTGATCCGGTTGTTCTCCCATTGCCAGCAAAACACCAATGTCTGTAGAATTATCGGTACCAGCCTCCTTTGCATTGAAAGACGACGCGTTTGATTTAGCTTGTTCCATTTTATTGTTGAACTCATTCAGAGCGGCAAATTGAACATAACTCTGAGAGGTCTGGTTGATTCTCGCGAtaagttttttgtttgtttctcgCTTTGTTTTCTCATCTGTTTTGGAAAGGTCATCTTCAGAAGAATCGGTAAGCATTCCGGCATTGCAGTCAAAATTTGGAACATTTGACGGCCCTTGGCTTGCAGTTGATGCGAAaaaatctgaattcaaatcaagTTTATCTGGTTCCACTAGATGCTCATCTCCACTACTTTCAGAATCATCGCATTTTGCAATCAGACTTTTATGGTCAGATTTTCTAATGGCACGGTACTTTTCATAAAGCGTCTTCCGTTCCATCATGGTGAGCTTTGTTTTCACAGGTCGTGGTTTCCTGTAACATACATATCACTGGtataatgaaataaatgaaaattacaACTAATTTACATACCTTGATTCTGGTGTGGTCTTACGAAATTTATCCACTTGGCGACGTTCGTTGATATCAGATTCTTCACCACCATCGGTGAAATTTTCCTCAGATTCTGATTCAGACAAGTCAGGATCTTTGTGCGAAGGATTACTTTTTTCCGGTAACCATTCATCCTCACTTGCGGTAAAGTCCGCCTCTTCATCGTCACTATCGCTCATGAAATTAACGCTCATTGTTACGCACCAATCATACAATTTGTGAAAGTTGAAGAAAAGCGCATTTTTGTAATAATAACAAGTTTCGCAGAACGACACAAGATACAAACAAAACCTTCAAAATTTCGATGACATTTTGTGCAAAAGGAGACATGAGTTCATTCGCTACTGATGAGCCAAAGCAAAATGAACTCATGTTTGTGTACACTGAAGGAAAAAGAATTCAGAATTTCCATAATTTagaattttttataatttaggcgtattgttcaatattgtgatttttcaaggttatatacaaagttgtggcgaaaaagtgagctaagtttgtgattttttaaagcgtttattcaaattttatttgaaaaagtgaAAGACAGTTCGTTAATAGCACTATCGAAGATTGAAAAAACAAGCCgaattaaaaaaagatgggtgggtaatgtctgcgacataaccggagagatgtagaatacataaggaacacgctcttcaaatatgttgatactcattggaattttcggacaaaaggtgatttgggcgaggaatatttcaaattattctttacaaaaatgatggtggtcctgaaaaggaccggttttgttggcgttgttggccttggtgagggagatggctaacgatgaaattaattgttagcatgaggaagtcgcgtagtactggccaatggaagaacagataataattgattcctgaaaatcaatttttctttattcatgtaaattatacatacttacaaatctaacagaagattcctgatcatatttctgaatcattagtgcgaacattgtgtaatttggttaagtacaatgaaagttacaaactttccaaactcgaccttctgttcattcagaaatattgaaatggggtgtcgtggtcacaataaaaaaagatgggtgggtaatgtctgtcacataaccggagcgtcgttatttcaattcgagacgttaatttaaatctaataatattcaacagaatcacgtttgaatgggaaattttcaaataattctctatggtaataatggtggttctgaaaagaacctttggtatcggcgttggtgttgatggtgatgcgctggatcgttggatatttttggcacgatagttacgtgcctggcgaactgttttgtagcctcgaacaaaacgacaagactggcttcttcgggtaccattacggctgaactttataagcttagctcgactttgaaatcctgcacaatctcacgaatcagacactggtagggccattttgtttgctactagcacggagctgcacaaaaaatcatttaatgcagttagttcacgggggctgccaaaaagcttgaatagaagcatgcgacttcaacgtttctcttaaacacatgcaacaacacattcgttttggtaatactgataataacagtagaaagtaatggaaaagcagtgcacgaaacgagcgagaggataatttaaatttttgttccgtgtgcaagctacttctttccacccaacgtattatgttgcttgttgaaaatttgctacacaccttaaaataaaagtttcagtttaactctcactagaacacaattgattggtcctgaaaagaaccgttgcttttattgtaatttacgcccactcccacaaaccgaccaagtaggcatcagtggcttcattacggctgagttttgtaagcgtagctcgactttgaagtaatacacaaccttacgaaccagacgctggaatgttagccagcggattagttgctccgttgccctttagttggggcgaaatactagcatggcgacagttcctgatcggtagttggttgcgatgggccaccagtagctggggcacttttgcggaccgtcatcatcgccaactgctttcctccggtggactggctgcttgctagtgcttgaacgaatacgaatgatgagaaaaaccgaccgaccaatattcatatatgaaaacacaagaaagcactactatcgctctcccgctcgttttcgtgccattcctgtgcctttcctttccgttcggctaccaatactagcataaccaaaacgaatattctgtctttccatcgccttcaatctagtggccagtgctagcaaacttgcatgttcagtttttcaataacaacattccaacaatattttcaaagaatgttgcagatttgaaaagaaggaaagagaagattttcacaaatttaaattcttttgttttatttgttagcgctgataaaggctatttagtttgctactagcaaggagctgcacaaacaaatcgatttatgcagttaatcaacggaggctgccaaaaagttcgaataaaagcatgcgactagtgtactttgcatgttctatattttatcaatactagagaggatcaataaaataattcaaattgttatagcgacatggaattgtggcaacactggccatgagatggtgggggaacacgcacatttgttttagttatgatggtagtagcagcagaaaggaatggaaaagcagtgcacgaaaacgagcgagagaagataatttaaattctctttctttctttccacacatcgtatttcttatattactttctgaaaattatttgttatacaccataaaatgtaaatttcagtttaactcttattagaacacaattaattggtcctgtaaagaaccgtttattgttttattgcgggagcataattcagacgcactccccgcggacacggtgagctagaaagcactattttgcattctcgaacaaatcgaccaagtaggcatcgttggcttctcgggccatcattacgactgagctttgtaagcgtagctcgactttgcagtcctgcacaatctcacgacccagacgctggaacgatagcctactctgttgccctttagttggggcgaaattcttgcagggcgacagttccgatgagtcaccagtagctggggcactttttccgtccgtcgctattgccaactgctttccttcggtggactggctgcttgctagtgcttgaacgaatacgaatgatgagaaaaaccgaacgaccaatattcatatacgagaaagcactactatcgctctctcgctcgttttcgtgccattcctgcgcctttcctttccgttcggctaccaatactagcataaccaaaacgaatattctgtctttccatcgccttcaatctagtggccaatgctagcaaacttgcatgttcagtttttcaataacaacattcaaacaatattttcaaagaatgttgcagatttgaaaagaaggaaggaaaagattttcacaaatttaaattctttcgtgttatttgttagcgctgataaaggctatttagtttgctactagcaaggagctgcacaaacaaatcgatttatgcagttaatcaacggaggctgccaaaaagttcgaataaaagcatgcgactagtgtaggggaattatggttaaaaccgacaccttaagcttaacaatttttctaagttgccaccaaaccaataaaattatagtttttatgcagaattcttcttaagaaaattcttaacaagacttaattttttcagcacttcaaaaaattaatttcattaaaaattattggttgtaaaacttggaaaacaaagtgactttttgtaggcactgcgggtaaaaccgacaccctataggggtaagatcgacaccccctttaatttattttctctccactttttaaaatctttatctttattaaacatgagatatatgcgtgaataataaagtgtgagtatgtatgatgcaaatatgtgctttttattgcttcatcatgtagtgaggggaagaaagttggaaagcgtagtactataaataagagtattttatgctataggattatatattgatgagtatttccaaataatccttgcgcacatcgttgcaacctccagtttcatattatttcgtacgagaagatttgcaagcgttctacgttctgctaattggattcattcacttataagtgacacacacacacttcttagtaaaactatctttttcagatttgatttttcggactctgatcatcaacgatctattggggtatacataagatcactgtctcattgtgataaagttcgtctatgacaaacgaagagaacactagaaattcggtttgatgagctttttgcagaaatagctacagcttcgatagaatcagataagcaaaaattccaatttttgatttttaaagagacttacaagaaataaacacaataaaagtatttctgtgcatttctgttgatactatagtgttctaacaggctaattgaagtgtcacaaagatccccagtattttgaaatgaatcgcaaatatacacaaccatcttgacagcgtgtcggttttaccctaaccatagggtgtcggttttaccccaacagcgcacatttttttataaaagcgattaaaaatattgaatttctcaaactcgtcttcaatgcacctagttgatcataggacaggccgataataataggtactgaaaaatgtggtgatttgaaaagcttttgttcggttaaaaccttaaaatctaccaacgaaatttaacatccagacgagtatgaacgctgctgtcgtatgttttgtttatttttattacattcggcgtactaacgtaaatccaatttttcttcaaatgctctaaataaacgtactaataataatgtatcattatgaaatgaataaaaatttgatttctaggaaatgttgtggggtgtcggttttacccacagtgtcggtttttcccacaattcccctactttgcacgttctatattttatcaatactagagaggatcaataaaataattcaaattgtaatagcgacatgcaattgtggcaacactggtcatgagatggtgggggaacacgcacattcgttttagttatgatggtagtagcagcagaaaggaatggaaaagcagtgcacgaaaacgagcgagagaagataatttaaattctctttctttctttccacacatcgtatttcttatattgctttctgaaaattatttgttatacaccataaaatgtaaatttcagtttaactcttattagaacacaattaattggtcctgtaaagaaccgtttattgttttattgcgggagcataattcagacgcactccccgcggacacggtgagctagaaagcactattttgcattctcgaacaaaccgaccaagtaggcatcgttggcttctcggggcatcattacgactgagctttgtaagcgtagctcgactttgcagtcctgcacaatctcacgacccagacgctggaacgatagcctactctgttgccctttagttggggcgaaattcttgcagggcgacaattcctgatcgggttgcgatgagtcaccagtagctggggcactttttccgccgtcgtcatcgccgactgcttttcttcggtggactggctgcttgctagtgcttgaacgaatacgaatgatgagaaaaaccgaccgacagatatttatataatcgcgctaatatgcactactatcgctttctcgctcgttctcgtgccgtgcatgagcctttcctttccgtccggcttctaatggcctaaccaaaggaatatgccgtctttcccccaccaagtgctctcgtcaagcaacccaatgcgaataaccatacgaacaaacatgtaatggacctatatataaacttttcattattttattgttcggttggtctaccataacgacggctctgtgcgggatgggctgaaaattttcacttttccgagtcgttttcgaaagatttttcaaaacacattttttttttgttattagtacatgttatacatacttcaaattttaatacagcatagaggaacatatttgcaacaaattggtctaaaaatcaaatcattctgttaagtatgataaaagttattaacgttcaaaatctgacgcggcgccgcagccgatattttgaaacgggacccctatattgaaaccttaaatgtattctacattaaaaaatcaaaatttcggagttatggccagggatgccaacggtaccgataaactacatttttttcggtatatttacatttgcacaagccgtacagcccgctacagcgacgcatcactacagctcttgccagaacggtaaccaaaccgagtacattttcccgtacagcagtagaatacatttttgttttgctgctgtactccaactgttcggtgagagtgtggcgtagtaaagtttgttctctcgctttgtacatttttctctgcatagtcaaagggagaggcccgcacacgaaagcgttaatGCCAGCCGTGGCGTAAgtgagccgcattcattgtcgtcatttttgaataaaaatattaaaaagattgaaaatattaaaaaatgtaaaataaggaaagagaagctgtaccgctcgcgtctggtggctgtactggggacagtagtttcttgtcatgttactgctttgcacacaggcagccgtacagcgctggacgtcctgcactagcgGACGACAGCAGCAtaaagagagaaatgagaatgtaggcagaaaaattacagccgcagaaaaggtaggcattttgcatccttggttaTGGCTCATCCCTCGAAGCGTGTTTTTTGCAGAGGTAGGCGGTAAACGATCTTTAAGCCGAACCGCTAAACTTAAacccaaaaactaaaaagataaTTGAAGAAAAAGGTAttctggtgtacttgaacgaatCGATTTCCCAATAATCTTTTTTCttacaattgaaaaaattgagttttgctatgttcaaaatttttaacaaaaatttattataaagaatagaAATGTTTTCGATGAAAGTGGAACCGTTCAAATACacaagaatgtaaatacaaacaattaaaataattattgaaatcggaTGAACAGCTTTTTAAGATATCACGTTCACTGCAACGgcacttttcaaaaaacttcattctgagataattgcgtttgaagttttgtgttaaaaatttcgcGCTGATATTTTCCAAAGTATGtgctttcagaatattcaatttttttcccgATTTATTGAGTTCCAACCTAGGTTCCAAcgttgtatataaccccttaagctcAGCCTACCAATTATACTGCTGCGAAACTTTGATTCGCCGAAATTTTGCAATGGGTTTAGGCTGTCAGTCAAAAATTCATGCCAAATATTAAGCATTCTGTACTTTAAAATGATACTAATTTACATACTGTTATTATTGAAACGTCTGCAGATTTCGATGTGATTTTCGTTTGATATGACCATTAACAAGGCCAAAGAACAAGCTTTGAAAATTTGCAATATCCATGTTTTAATCCATGAAAAATCCATGTTTCTCCAATGGATAGTTATACATTATAGTTATTATAGTCTAGAGTTGAAACACCGAAGAATATATTTCTTTAAGCCCCAGATAGTgaaagtaaaaatattattattctAAATGTTTAAATTAAGTTTGGTTATTTTGACCGTTCGTAGTTTTCTTcttatttaagggggtatttTGGTCAAAATAATACTGAATCTCAAGCTtacactttttttattttaaagtctttattaaaaacctattttaatccacctagcggtgcaattgtgcctttctcaatcatgaatcacgagaatgtgtgcgttgtttatattcattaaaagagttcgagttctaaaattttgaaaaagaaaaaacagccccggtaatattgaactgaaaaaaggtgcaaaatcggcaaagtcccagaaatttttttcgagataacataaaatctcgacgtttcatgcattttaaagatgtttggcatcaaaaatacgaattcgatttctgaaatttcatgaggtcccctctttgaaaaaaaaatttgagttcctgcttatatgggaatttcatatgtgaccggacggtttagtctatatttccggaaccatataagcgatccgtacgaaattttatagacatctatgggaatatagctatcatttgggactaagtttgtgaaaatcggcccaaccattttcgggaaactgatgtgagttcgtaaattttgaaagatggccgcttttcccgggcacttccggaaccgtc encodes:
- the LOC131684797 gene encoding DNA repair protein complementing XP-C cells homolog produces the protein MSVNFMSDSDDEEADFTASEDEWLPEKSNPSHKDPDLSESESEENFTDGGEESDINERRQVDKFRKTTPESRKPRPVKTKLTMMERKTLYEKYRAIRKSDHKSLIAKCDDSESSGDEHLVEPDKLDLNSDFFASTASQGPSNVPNFDCNAGMLTDSSEDDLSKTDEKTKRETNKKLIARINQTSQSYVQFAALNEFNNKMEQAKSNASSFNAKEAGTDNSTDIGVLLAMGEQPDQSSSKSSQKAKRNKNDSDSDWEEVEDKNEACHQQDLQITFKLDSREAQKKKRSNEIYMEACIKRIINREKRENQYILHKVNILMGIAHGNYVNSVLNSTKLLSLALTMIPSQKCYPKDRTDLEYFEQIVRFYRQIVDLKDKRVYSRFKKLPSLETSLRLQMLTKAAICKRDFVLIFIILLRAVGVQCRLVMSLIVVPKKLPQSELHQSDVAKKEPPVKEQKNIASKPVDSTGDKETKKTNDQKNASRDRAKTKSKRKRMEHPKIPQMDGNDDIPIKRSKLTAAKDKLDVSQNALSTKESPADSTSKSSTSQLQEISLFSPRKTRKQRQNELVSESKTSKANTYSATTSSSSIVPKTDSNVKLHSKLKDNKGDRKADVQSTNREPKLSKNSGKHANISDDGAVQGCSKNQSGSNKISPDSKPKAIHPKTSVTEMPTRTVKKSPKSSKPSVSFESESPRIVKIEYVDKHLKRRLDRRVLSTDDECTNAQGVKPKSKSGVNLWIEVYAEEEEQWIPVDVTSGKVHCLDHIVKLASAPLVYVLAWNNDGTIKDVTTRYCPNYATSTKKLRVEQDWLNKALGKFKGKRTARDIEEDRCLNQAQLEQPLPTTISEFKNHPLYALKRHLLKFEAIYPPEAPTLGFIRDEPVYARECVHTLHSRDLWLKQARTVKLFETPYKVVTARPKYDRASGQMLPAQPLELFGYWQTQDYEPPTAEDGIVPRNAYGNVELFKACMLPKKTVHLQLPALNRICKKLGIDCAQAVTGFDFHSGSTHPVYDGFVVCEEYKDLVIDAWYQEQEQEEKREREKFEKRVYGNWKKLIKGLLIRRKLQNKYNFDNLSG